A window from Podospora bellae-mahoneyi strain CBS 112042 chromosome 1 map unlocalized CBS112042p_1, whole genome shotgun sequence encodes these proteins:
- the ARF1 gene encoding Arf GTPase arf1 (EggNog:ENOG503NVWA; COG:U) yields the protein MGLAASKFQDMLKQLFVFNKKEMRILMVGLDAAGKTTILYKLKLGEVVTTIPTIGFNVETVEYANIQFTVWDVGGQDKIRPLWRHYFQNTQGIIFVVDSNDRDRIPEAREELQRMLNEDELRDALLLVFANKQDLPNAMSVAEITDKLGLHSLRQRVWTIDWSMNITHGGCCLYGDGRSR from the exons ATGGGTCTCGCAGCCTCCAAATTTCAGGACATGCTCAAGCAGCTGTTCGTCTTCAACAAGAAGGAAATGAGAATTCTCATGGTCGGTCTCGATGCCGCCGGCAAGACCACCATTCTTTACAAGCTCAAGCTTGGTGAGgtcgtcaccaccatccccaccatcg GCTTCAATGTCGAGACCGTCGAGTATGCCAACATTCAGTTCACCGTGTGGGATGTCGGTGGACAGGACAAGATCCGCCCCCTCTGGAGACATTACTTCCAGAACACCCAGGGCATCATTTTCGTCGTCGACTCCAACGATCGTGACCGTATTCCCGAGGCTCGCGAAGAGCTTCAGCGCATGCTCAACGAGGATGAGCTGCGGGAtgctcttctccttgtcttcGCCAACAAGCAGGATTTGCCT AACGCCATGAGCGTTGCTGAGATCACAGACAAGCTTGGCCTCCACAGCTTGAGACAACGCGTTTGG ACGATCGACTGGTCCATGAACATTACACACGGCGGTTGCTGCCTCTATGGTGACGGCCGTTCACGATGA
- the EMP24 gene encoding p24 complex component (COG:U; BUSCO:EOG09264FOM; EggNog:ENOG503NUQS), producing the protein MFLRTAAKLLLSASVLVSSALAHNIQLPAHGRECFHENLHRDDRMTVTFQVGDREFGSSGNLDIDFWITNPVGGFEVNEKSISNGDFSFEAKHDGKYLYCFGNEHWGAHSKEVSFNVHGIVYVSEADAPQDPLEVEVRKLSEMLERVKDEQGYIIVRERTHRNTAESTNSRVKWWNLFVIGIVIGESVFQVWWLRRFFEVKRVV; encoded by the exons ATGTTTCTGCGCACAGCAGCCAAGCTGCTGCTCTCAGCCAGCGTGCTGGTGAGCTCAGCTCTTGCACACAACATCCAGCTCCCAGCCCACGGGCGCGAATGCTTCCACGAGAACCTGCACCGCGATGACAGAATGACGGTCACTTTCCAAGTTGGCGACAGGGAGTTCGGAAGCTCTGGCAATCTTGATATTGATTTCTGG ATCACCAACCCTGTCGGCGGATTCGAAGTAAACGAAAAGTCCATCTCCAACGGCGACTTCTCCTTCGAGGCCAAGCATGACGGCAAGTACCTGTACTGCTTCGGCAACGAGCACTGGGGTGCCCACTCCAAAGAGGTCTCCTTCAACGTTCACGGCATCGTCTACGTCTCCGAGGCCGATGCCCCCCAGGATCCcctcgaggtggaggtgcgCAAGCTGTCAGAAATGCTGGAGCGGGTCAAGGATGAGCAGGGCTATATCATTGTTCGTGAGCGCACCCACCGTAACACGGCCGAGAGCACCAACAGCAGAGTCAAGTGGTGGAACTTGTTTGTTATCGGTATTGTTATTGGCGAGAGTGTCTTCCAGGTCTGGTGGCTCAGGAGATTCTTTGAGGTCAAGCGGGTTGTTTAA
- a CDS encoding uncharacterized protein (EggNog:ENOG503NX9Z; COG:S), with product MGLLSSLNPLRPRGSDLNNNNKLPLYKEVHPKHHKHSFSTSSSRRPLRSPTTTTAAAATTKERYSDSEFSPFSSGSEADDDSDYPTTSPSSSSPDSPRRTSTINMLLPKHGHRKPPRRGPVARPRFLYRLPNKVIRWLCILMMSTIVIFIFGLIRASQLENKRIAEGKTEAIKKPVPAVWEQFDFLTRYYGGVRRLVGLEGNVPEYPRLGEEKGWDGGEGTRAGKGVPESKGFEGYKGGVLPQKGEVEECFLEVGGGKVKVPGVRYLEGRPDGFPDNVLGSYELLALPEDVCFDRFGRYGPYGYGYSIKRGGLGVGEHGDREGAGEFRGTGQEVDYRTVDWADAQRRCYEANAKRYKPLVRKEAAPSGFYIGDGIRGAKLAAREAKTPVVESVRPTAAGHNKTVTEEEKPPQENPKGDLPRTAVVLRCWDEFQWKEEDILNLRALIAELSLASGGRYDVHLLVQVRNDARNPVWADDEAYRARINETVPEEFRGIATLWSQTQMLAVYQGIVDLFTRGPDLPVHGSYRGLQMAMQHFAYNHPEYEYFWQWEMDIRYTGHYYDLLTKLENWSKTQPRKGLWERNSRFYMPYVHGSWEDFKQMARVQTEHGTVTADNMWDKLPGSIKSPSPPVTKPQTESSVWGPLRPEDPKDWFEHEHDPVPPTSYERDKYTWGVGEEPDLITLSPIFDPEGTSWKLASDITGYNTQRGLPPRRAQIITASRMSRRLLLLMHRETAFKKHHAFPEMWPATVALHHGFKAVYAPHPVFVDRAWPADYLARVLNGGRNGASGGGRTSVYGDKEHNMKGLTWFYNAGFSGNLYRRWMGLKVNNDGGEQFELEVDETGTKDEKTPGGMRGGEGRMCLPPMLLHPVKEVELPVEEHRREEDEVFVEVDPSA from the coding sequence ATGGGTCTCCTCTCcagcctcaaccccctccgcccACGAGGAAGCGACcttaacaacaacaacaaactcccTTTATACAAGGAAGTccacccaaaacaccatAAACACTCCTTcagcacatcctcctcccgccgccCCCTCCgctccccaacaacaacaacagcagcagcagcaacaaccaaaGAGCGCTACTCCGACTCTGAattctcccccttctcctccggctccgaagccgacgacgacagcgactaccccaccacctcccccagctcatcatccccagaCTCCCCCCGCCGCACCTCAACAATAAACatgctcctccccaaacatGGGCATCGTAAACCCCCACGGAGGGGGCCAGTAGCCCGGCCAAGGTTTTTATACCGTCTCCCGAACAAGGTTATTCGCTGGCTGTGCATCCTGATGATGTCAACCATAGTAATCTTCATCTTTGGCCTCATCCGCGCGTCGCAACTAGAAAATAAACGGATCGCGGAGGGGAAGACAGAAGCAATTAAAAAGCCCGTTCCTGCGGTGTGGGAGCAGTTTGATTTTTTGACGAGGTATTacgggggggtgaggaggttggttgggttggaggggaatgTGCCTGAGTATCCGAGATTAGGAGAGGAAAAGggctgggatgggggggaggggacaagggcggggaagggggtgccTGAGAGTaaggggtttgaggggtacaaggggggggttttgccccagaaaggggaggtggaggagtgttttttggaggtgggaggggggaaagtaAAAGTTCCTGGGGTGAGGTATCTGGAGGGGAGGCCGGATGGGTTTCCGGACAATGTGCTGGGGAGTTATGAGCTTTTGGCGTTGCCGGAGGATGTGTGCTTTGACAGGTTTGGGAGGTATGGGCCTTATGGGTATGGGTATTCTATTAAAAGGGGGGGGCTTGGGGTGGGCGAGCACGGGGAcagggagggggcgggggagttTCGGGGGACGGGGCAGGAGGTGGATTATAGGACGGTCGACTGGGCGGATGCGCAGAGACGGTGTTATGAAGCCAACGCCAAGAGGTATAAGCctttggtgaggaaggaggcggcgcCGAGTGGGTTCTATATTGGGGATGGAATTAGGGGTGCGAAACTCGCTGCGCGCGAGGCCAAGACGCCCGTGGTTGAGAGCGTCAGGCCTACCGCGGCCGGACATAACAAGACTGTgacagaggaagagaaacCTCCGCAGGAAAACCCCAAAGGCGACCTCCCTCGCACAGCTGTCGTCCTCCGCTGCTGGGATGAGTTTCagtggaaggaggaagacatcctcaacctccgcGCCCTCATCGCCGAGCTCTCTCTTGCTTCTGGCGGCCGCTACGAcgtccatctcctcgtccaaGTCCGCAACGACGCCCGCAACCCCGTCTgggccgacgacgaagccTACCGCGCCCGCATCAACGAGACCGTCCCTGAAGAGTTCCGCGGCATCGCCACCCTCTGGTCCCAAACCCAAATGCTCGCCGTCTACCAGGGCATCGTCGACCTCTTCACCCGCGGTCCCGACCTCCCCGTCCACGGCTCCTACCGCGGCCTCCAAATGGCCATGCAGCACTTCGCCTACAACCACCCGGAATACGAGTACTTTTGGCAATGGGAAATGGACATCCGTTACACAGGCCACTACTACGACCTCCTGACCAAACTCGAGAATTGGTCCAAAACCCAACCTCGAAAAGGCCTCTGGGAGCGCAACAGCAGGTTCTACATGCCTTATGTCCACGGCTCATGGGAGGACTTCAAGCAAATGGCCCGCGTCCAAACCGAGCACGGGACCGTGACGGCAGACAACATGTGGGATAAACTCCCCGGCTCcatcaaatccccctcccccccagtGACAAAACCCCAAACCGAAAGCTCGGTCTGGGGTCCCTTGCGGCCAGAAGATCCCAAAGATTGGTTCGAGCACGAGCACGACCCTGTCCCGCCTACTTCTTACGAAAGGGATAAATATACCTGGGGCGTCGGGGAAGAGCCCGATCTCATCACCTTGTCGCCCATTTTCGATCCGGAGGGAACATCCTGGAAGCTGGCGAGTGATATCACGGGGTACAACACCCAACGTGGCCTCCCGCCGAGAAGAGCTCAGATCATCACCGCGTCTAGAATGTCAAGACGACTACTCCTTCTCATGCACAGGGAGACAGCCTTCAAGAAACACCACGCGTTTCCGGAAATGTGGCCAGCCACGGTGGCGCTTCACCACGGGTTTAAGGCTGTGTATGCACCTCATCCTGTGTTTGTCGACAGAGCCTGGCCGGCAGATTACCTCGCACGAGTCCTCAACGGGGGGAGGAATGGTGCCTCTGGTGGGGGCAGGACATCGGTTTACGGTGACAAGGAGCACAACATGAAGGGGCTGACGTGGTTCTACAACGCGGGCTTTAGTGGGAATTTGTATAGACGGTGGATGGGCCTCAAGGTGAATAATGATGGGGGTGAACAGTTCGAGTTGGAGGTGGACGAGACTGGGACAAAGGATGAGAAGACGCCCGGGGGGATgagaggtggggaggggaggatgtgtTTACCGCCCATGTTGTTGCACccggtgaaggaggtggagttGCCGGTGGAAGAGCataggagggaggaggatgaggttttTGTGGAGGTTGATCCTTCTGCTTGA
- the KAR2_1 gene encoding ATPase with role in protein import into the ER (COG:O; EggNog:ENOG503NUYW) encodes MFLRKTRRKVPLKPPHLRPPPQSSYRKLPLYLTLSLCLIALIIFPLAILPVASAKSTVSNEPAPGEPIIGIDLGTTFSCVGVMKDGKVDIIANDQGSRITPSYVAWTEEGERLVGEGAKNQFASNPRNTIFDIKRLIGRSFSDKGVQEDAKHMPFTVKKSGTGGPVVEVDVSGQGDMKTFTPEEISAMVLGKMKEVAEGFLGVPVKHAVVTVPAYFSDKQRQATKDAGLIAGLNIVRVINEPTAAALAYGIDKVDGERTILVYDLGGGTFDVSLLQLEDGVFEVLSTAGDTRLGGEDFDNKVIRHLATQFSKANGGADVTNDVKAMGKLKREAEKAKRTLSSQMSARVEIEGLHKGLDFEYTLTRANFEELNMAMFKKTLKTVEQALKDAKVDKKDVTDIVMVGGSTRIPKIRELVEAYFGKKVSLGVNPDEAVAHGAALQGGVSVHISKPQGKDGYFGHYPPHAGYRDHRRSHVLRTHGSLSVSLTGPQKKSQIFSTAADNQNVVQIKVYEGERALTKDNNLLGKFELTGIPPAPRGVPQIEVSFTIDVNGILEVTAHDKGTGKAESVTITNDRGRLSAEEIERLILEAEGYAEKDKKIRERIEARNGLENYAFSLKNQVNDEQGMGGRIDGDDKNTIMDALSEAMGWLDENAATATAEDFEEQKERLSNVAYPITSKLYAESGGSGAGYDDEPDIHDEL; translated from the exons ATGTTTCTCCGCAAAACACGCCGAAAAGtacccctcaaaccccctcacctccgcccacctcctcaaagcTCCTACCGCAAACTCCCCCtctacctcaccctctccctctgcctcatagccctcatcatcttccccctcgccatcctccccgtAGCCTCGGCCAAATCCACCGTCTCCAATGAACCCGCCCCAGGAGAACCCATCATCGGCATCGACCTCggcaccaccttctcctgcGTGGGCGTCATGAAAGATGGCAAAGTTgacatcatcgccaacgACCAAGGAAGCCGAATCACACCAAGCTACGTAGCCTGGAccgaagaaggggaaaggttGGTGGGCGAGGGGGCCAAGAACCAATTTGCGAGCAACCCCAGGAACACGATATTTGATATCAAGCGGTTGATCGGGAGGTCGTTTTCAGACAAGGGGGTGCAGGAGGATGCGAAACATATGCCTTTTACCGTTAAGAAGAGCGGGACGGGTGgtccggtggtggaggttgacgTTTCTGGACAAGGGGACATGAAGACGTTTACGCCGGAGGAAATCAGTGCGATGGTGCTGGGAAAGATGaaggaggttgccgagggGTTTCTTGGTGTGCC AGTCAAACACGCCGTGGTCACCGTCCCGGCCTATTTCAGCGACAAACAACGCCAGGCGACCAAAGACGCAGGCCTCATCGCCGGCCTCAACATCGTTCGTGTCATCAACGagcccaccgccgccgcttTAGCCTACGGCATCGACAAAGTCGACGGCGAACGCACCATCCTCGTCTACGACCTCGGAGGCGGCACATTTGACGTCTCGTTGCTTCAGCTCGAGGACGGTGTGTTTGAAGTCTTGTCAACAGCAGGCGACACAAGActgggcggcgaggattTCGACAACAAAGTCATCAGGCACCTCGCTACCCAGTTCTCCAAGGCCAATGGTGGAGCCGATGTGACGAACGACGTCAAAGCGATGGGCAagctgaagagggaggctgAGAAAGCCAAACGGACGCTGAGCTCGCAGATGAGTGCTAGGGTTGAGATTGAGGGGTTGCACAAGGGATTGGACTTTGAGTACACGCTCACCAGGGCCAATTTTGAGGAGTTGAATATGGCCATGTTCAAGAAGACGCTGAAGACGGTGGAGCAGGCGCTGAAAGATGCAAAGGTTGACAAGAAGGATGTGACTGATATCGTGATGGTGGGAGGGTCGACGAGGATTCCAAAGATTCGCGAGCTGGTCGAGGCGTACTTTGGGAAGAAGGTTAGCCTGGGGGTTAATCCCGATGAGGCTGTTGCTCATGGAGCTGCGCTGCAGGGCGGTGTAAGCGTTCACATTTCAAAGCCACAAGGGAAAGATG GCTATTTTGGACATTACCCCCCTCACGCTGGGTATCGAGACCACAGGAGGAGTCATG TCCTCAGAACTCATGGCAGCCTCTCCGTCTCACTAACCGGGCCGCAGAAAAAATCCCAAATTTTTTCAACAGCAGCGGACAATCAAAACGTTGTTCAGATCAAGGTCTACGAGGGCGAGCGCGCACTGACCAaggacaacaacctcctgGGCAAATTCGAACTCACCGGCatcccaccagcaccaagaGGTGTCCCCCAGATCGAGGTCTCGTTTACAATTGACGTCAATGGTATCTTGGAAGTCACCGCCCACGACAAGGGTACCGGGAAGGCAGAGAGCGTTACGATTACCAACGACCGAGGACGGCTGTCTGCCGAGGAAATCGAGCGTTTGATCTTGGAGGCCGAGGGGTATGCCGAGAAAGATAAGAAGATTCGAGAGCGGATCGAAGCCAGAAATGGGCTTGAGAACTACGCTTTTAGCCTCAAGAATCAGGTGAATGATGAACAGGGCATGGGTGGCAGgattgatggtgatgataagAATACT ATTATGGATGCCCTGAGCGAGgcgatgggttggttggatgAGAATGCCGCTACGGCGACGGCGGAGGACTTTGAAGAACAGAAGGAAAGGCTGTCGAATGTGGCTTatcccatcaccagcaaactGTACGCCGAGTCTGGCGGTAGTGGTGCTGGCTACGATGACGAGCCGGATATTCATGATGAGTTGTAG
- the PEX13 gene encoding Peroxisomal membrane protein PAS20 (COG:U; EggNog:ENOG503NVUD), with protein MASPPKPWERPGAASGTTATLSSPSSAAPAATTTATPNALSNPAMATSTTTASGTPPIPPVPASLTSSVTQNAAAYSRPYAASPYGGGYGSAYSSPYSSPYNRYGAMGGMGGYGGYGSSMYGGMGGYGGGMYGGGMYGGGMPGDPNNPESLTNRFNMSTQATFQMLEGIVGAFGGFAQMLESTYMATHSSFFAMVSVAEQFGNLRDTLGSVLGIFTLMRWIRTLIARITGRPPPVDATALTPAAFARFEGRKLPDGSAPPKPSRKPLFFFLLAAFGLPMIMSRIIRGLAASAEEEERKRQIMAAQQVVDPNNLVFCRVLYDFTPANSGPAAVQGVDIQVHKGDFVAVLSKSDPMGNPSEWWKCRARDGRIGYLPANFLEVMRKPNEPIAAIKNTPASESSRTSSLTSSVSAPGTLSTNPLKAPPMPTTKVGDVTVESFQKSTFQS; from the exons ATGGCATCGCCGCCAAAACCGTGGGAAAGACCAGGCGCAGCGTCTGGAACGACTG CAACtctttcttccccatcctcagCCGCTCCAGCTGCGACAACCACTGCGACTCCCAACGCACTTTCCAATCCCGCAATGGCGActtccaccacaaccgcGTCCGGTACCCCGCCGATACCGCCAGTTCCGGCCTCTCTGACCTCTTCGGTCACACAGAACGCGGCTGCTTACAGCAGGCCATACGCCGCCTCGCCCTATGGCGGAGGTTACGGTTCAGCCTACTCGTCGCCCTACTCATCACCATACAACAGATATGGCGCTATGGGCGGTATGGGTGGTTATGGGGGCTATGGAAGTAGCATGTATGGAGGCATGGGTGGATATGGTGGCGGCATGTACGGAGGAGGCATGTACGGGGGCGGGATGCCAGGAGACCCAAACAACCCGGAGAGTCTCACCAACCGCTTCAACATGAGCACCCAGGCCACCTTCCAGATGCTCGAAGGCATTGTGGGCGCTTTCGGAGGATTTGCCCAGATGCTGGAGAGCACTTACATGGCCACGCATTCCAGCTTCTTCG CCATGGTATCTGTGGCCGAACAGTTTGGAAACCTACGTGACACCCTCGGCTCAGTCTTGGGTATCTTTACCCTGATGCGTTGGATTCGCACCCTGATCGCCAGGATTACAGGCAGACCCCCACCGGTGGATGCCACAGCCCTCACGCCCGCTGCGTTCGCCCGCTTCGAGGGCCGCAAGCTTCCCGACGGCAGCGCCCCACCCAAGCCCAGTCGCAagcctctcttcttcttcctcctcgccgccttcgGCCTTCCGATGATCATGAGCAGGATTATCCGAGGGCTGGCTGCCAgcgctgaagaagaggagcgcAAGCGCCAAATCATGGCTGCTCAGCAAGTTGTTGACCCCAACAATCTTGTCTTCTGCCGCGTGCTCTACGACTTTACCCCTGCCAATAGCGGTCCGGCTGCCGTTCAGGGAGTCGATATCCAGGTGCACAAGGGCGACTTTGTTGCCGTCCTGAGCAAGAGCGATCCCATGGGCAACCCAAGCGAGTGGTGGAAGTGCCGCGCTCGCGATGGAAGAATTGGATATCTCCCTGCGAATTTCCTCGAAGTTATGCGCAAGCCCAACGAGCCCATcgctgccatcaagaacacCCCCGCCAGCGAGAGCAGTAGAACTAGctccttgaccagctccGTCAGCGCCCCTGGCACGCTCAGCACGAACCCCCTGAAGGCCCCCCCGATGCCGACAACCAAGGTTGGCGACGTGACCGTGGAGAGCTTCCAGAAGTCAACGTTCCAATCTTAG
- the TOA1 gene encoding transcription factor IIA subunit alpha (EggNog:ENOG503P5JD; BUSCO:EOG092651HW; COG:K): protein MSNVHVGQVYEAVIQGVIDAVRVDFEENGVEDGVLEDLKKKWQMKLSQLNVAQFPWDPKPEQPAPPAQPAAPPAPAPQAAPPPQAAYTQSTLSPQTSAQPLSLPNINQPHSNGVPVKQEPGLVRSEPVAIKQEPGAGSQPVHPGYHNASHPSLPTVNPSIAATRAVQALQNKYGEGAAASIASMSNGNGKVGQGNVGQAQQQQQQVQQQHAQHQQHSQHQQHPQQQQYQQHPQHPQQQRPQHPQQIQQQHMQRPQQGGPQQLTPEQVYQRQMQQQLQQRMQLQAQQAQQQRGIAPNNLPNAQTDGPSDDCWEAVMMRRNAEGQAVEMGRVEIDDHLHAQIAARAKQMEGGGLMLPLKQATKVRSLDNRRNRAAGGPSQVDGGEDDMKDEDLDDDAINSDLDDSDDNKEDDDEDDDMGHMMLCMYDKVQRVKNKWKCTLKDGVLTVNGKEYVFHKATGEYEW from the exons ATGTCGAACGTTCACGTTGGCCAGGTTTACGAGGCTGTGATTCAGGGAGTCATCGACGCTGTGCGCGTTGATTTCGAGGAGaatggtgttgaggatggcgtgCTCGAGGACCTGAAGAAG AAATGGCAAATGAAGCTCTCGCAGCTCAACGTGGCCCAGTTTCCCTGGGACCCGAAGCCAGAGCAACccgctcctccagctcaacCAGCCGCTCCCCCGGCTCCAGCGCCGCAAGCCGCTCCCCCACCGCAGGCGGCTTATACCCAGTCTACGTTGAGCCCTCAGACTTCAGCTCAACCTCTCTCGCTGCCAAATATCAACCAGCCTCATTCCAACGGGGTGCCCGTCAAGCAGGAGCCAGGGTTGGTCAGGTCTGAGCCGGTCGCTATCAAGCAGGAACCCGGCGCTGGCTCTCAGCCCGTGCATCCTGGTTATCACAATGCCTCCCACCCTAGCCTGCCTACTGTCAACCCCAGCATAGCCGCTACCCGGGCTGTGCAGGCTTTGCAGAACAAGTACGGCGAGGGAGCTGCTGCCTCCATTGCCTCCATGTCCAACGGTAATGGTAAGGTCGGACAAGGGAACGTTGGCCAagcccaacagcagcaacagcaggtccagcaacaacatgctcaacaccagcaacattctcaacaccagcaacaccctcagcagcagcagtatcagcaacacccacagcatcctcaacaacaacgtccccaacaccctcagcagattcaacaacagcacatGCAACGGCCACAGCAGGGTGGACCTCAGCAGCTGACCCCCGAGCAGGTGTATCAACGACAGATGCAGCAACAGTTGCAGCAACGCATGCAGCTACAGGCTCAAcaggctcagcagcagcgtgGGATTGCCCCTAACAACTTGCCTAATGCCCAGACTGATGGCCCTAGCGATGACTGCTGGGAGGCTGTCATGATGCGCCGCAACGCCGAAGGCCAGGCTGTCGAGATGGGCCGCGTGGAGATTGATGATCATCTTCACGCCCAGATCGCCGCCCGAGCCAAGCAGATGGAGGGCGGCGGCCTGATGCTTCCTCTGAAGCAGGCCACCAAGGTCCGCAGCCTTGACAATAGACGGAACCGCGCTGCTGGGGGTCCCTCCcaggttgatggtggtgaggatgacatgaaggatgaggatttggatgatgatgcgatCAACTCTGACTTGGACGACTCCGACGACAacaaggaggacgatgatgaggatgatgacatgGGGCATATGATGCTCTGCATGTATGACAAGGTGCAGAGGGTGAAGAATAAGTG GAAGTGCACACTCAAGGATGGCGTCCTGACTGTGAACGGCAAGGAGTATGTCTTCCACAAGGCTACGGGGGAGTACGAGTGGTAA
- the slp1 gene encoding WD repeat-containing protein slp1 (COG:D; COG:O; EggNog:ENOG503NWFX) → MATATVSTPLKSHTGLFSSRTAGGRMPLTPSPRQRAIPINLNSSPFTPEKSSNERGASKSVYGGNLGARLARASSKSHHRDSPKSNIAAGVSTPRKALELGVSDFTLTGTGVPTKVSPKARKTTHVKQKSSKTTISYNADRFIPNRGASSAIANVGSGKLDLQEKQRSRTGHSEASSIVASAADDALTALEGLNIEEEEEESYSRPSPNSVAYQDSLADACGVNLNTRILQFKPAPPESSKPIDLRQQYNRPLKPANAPPQFRRRIATAPERVLDAPGLIDDYYLNLLDWSSGNQVAIGLERNVYVWSADEGAVSCLLETTPDTYVSSVKWSGDGAYVGVGLGTGEVQIWDVAEGVKIRSMHGHETRVGVMGWNKHLLSTGSRSGLVFNHDVRIAEHKVAELASHTSEVCGLEWRSDGAQLATGGNDNLVSIWDARSLAVPKFTKTNHKAAVKALAWCPWNMNLLATGGGSYDRHIHFWNTTSGARVNSIDTGSQVTSLRWSPHYREIVSSSGFPDNSLSIWSYPTLVRNVEIPAHESRVLHSCLSPDGQMLATAAADESLKFWKVFEKKAGAGAGVGSSGSSAKAGLSKQMTIR, encoded by the coding sequence ATGGCTACCGCTACAGTATCAACTCCCCTCAAGTCCCACACGggtctcttctcctcccgcaCCGCCGGTGGTCGTATGCCCttgaccccctcccctcgtCAGCgtgccatccccatcaacctcaactcctcTCCATTCACCCCCGAGAAATCGAGCAATGAGCGTGGCGCTTCCAAGTCAGTCTACGGCGGCAACCTTGGTGCTCGCCTTGCCAGAGCTTCAAGCAAGAGCCATCACCGCGACTCTCCCAAGTCCAACATTGCCGCTGGTGTCTCGACCCCTCGCAAGGCGCTCGAGCTTGGTGTTTCCGACTTCACCTTGACTGGCACTGGTGTCCCCACCAAGGTCTCTCCCAAGGCCAGGAAGACCACGCACGTCAAGCAAAAGTCATCCaagaccaccatctcctACAACGCCGATCGCTTCATTCCCAACCGGGGAGCTAGCTCGGCCATCGCCAATGTCGGTTCGGGAAAGCTCGACCTCCAGGAGAAGCAGCGCTCGAGAACTGGCCATAGCGAGGCCTCTTCCATCgttgcttctgctgctgatgatgctctTACTGCCCTCGAGGGTCTCAAcattgaagaggaggaagaggagtcCTATTCTCGCCCTTCGCCCAACAGCGTTGCCTATCAAGACTCTCTTGCCGATGCCTGTGGTGTCAACTTGAACACCCGTATCCTTCAGTTCAAGCCTGCCCCACCAGAGTCTTCAAAGCCTATTGATCTTCGTCAGCAATACAACCGGCCACTGAAGCCCGCGAATGCCCCTCCTCAGTTCAGACGTCGCATTGCGACAGCCCCCGAGCGTGTTCTCGATGCCCCTGGTCTCATTGACGACTACTACCTCAACCTGCTCGACTGGAGCTCAGGAAACCAGGTCGCCATTGGCTTGGAGCGCAACGTATATGTCTGGTCGGCCGATGAGGGTGCCGTCAGCTGTCTCCTCGAAACCACCCCCGATACCTATGTTAGCAGTGTCAAGTGGTCCGGTGATGGTGCTTACGTCGGTGTCGGTCTCGGCACAGGCGAGGTTCAGATCTGGGATGTCGCTGAGGGTGTCAAGATCCGCAGCATGCACGGCCATGAGACTCGTGTTGGCGTCATGGGCTGGAACAAGCATCTTTTATCTACAGGTTCCCGCAGCGGCTTGGTCTTCAACCATGATGTCCGTATCGCGGAGCACAAGGTTGCCGAGCTCGCCTCTCACACCTCTGAGGTTTGCGGCCTTGAGTGGCGCTCTGATGGTGCCCAGCTTGCTACCGGCGGCAATGACAATCTTGTCTCCATCTGGGATGCTCGCTCTCTCGCCGTTCCCAAGTTCACCAAGACCAACCACAAGGCCGCCGTCAAGGCTCTTGCCTGGTGCCCATGGAACATGAACCTCCTTGCTACCGGTGGCGGCTCGTACGATCGCCACATCCATTTCTGGAACACCACTTCCGGTGCCCGCGTCAACAGCATCGACACCGGCTCTCAGGTCACCAGTCTCCGGTGGAGCCCTCACTACCGCGAGATCGTCAGCTCAAGCGGTTTCCCTGACAACTCTCTCAGCATCTGGAGCTACCCTACCCTCGTCCGCAACGTCGAGATTCCCGCCCACGAGAGCAGAGTCCTCCACAGCTGCCTCAGCCCTGATGGTCAGATGCTGGCCACCGCTGCTGCCGATGAGAGCTTGAAGTTCTGGAAGgtgtttgagaagaaggccggtgctggtgctggtgtcgGAAGCTCTGGGTCGTCGGCCAAGGCTGGGCTCAGCAAGCAGATGACGATCCGCTAA